From the genome of Phlebotomus papatasi isolate M1 chromosome 2, Ppap_2.1, whole genome shotgun sequence:
TCACTTCCGTTGTCCGATGGACGCTGTTCAGAGCCATATTCCCAGACTTGGAAGTGAATTTGGAGAATGTGCTGTAGCAGGATTCCGTGGAAATTGTCCCAGAGTCAGAATCCACTTGCAGTTCCTCGCCTTGAATCTTCTCCAAGGAGATATTCCCAGAATTCTCCGCTTTGATCTGCACTCGATACCCAAGTGTCAATCCTCTGCACTCGACATTCCCTCCACTGTGCAGCTGGATGTTCTCGCTCCTGAGATTTTTTGTCTTTATCCCTTTGGCTGCCTTTACAGCTAACTGATCACTGTGCAAATCAGACACTTCCAGAGCCCCATCCAATTCCACTGTCAAGTCTGCTTTTACAGGGATCTCTAGGACAATTTCTGAGGCCTCTGATCCTTCATCCGTCACATGCACATCATTGTCTTGCACCTCGATGGCTACCCGGGGCTCTGCCGTGTCGCTGGTAACCGTAGCCCTGAGAAGATTAGCATCCGGACAGTCCAAAAGGTCGTACGGGAGGATTTTCACTTGGGAAACTTTCTTCAAATTCACATTTATATGAGAAAATGGATGAACTCTTTCGGTTATTTGCTTCCTGTTGAGAGCTCTGAAGGCTGTTGTGTGGAAATTCACAGCTGTCCGGTGGGGAAATTCCCGATAAACAGCAGCCACTAAAATCCTCCTcaacattttgaggttaggatATACAAAACCACAAAAAACAGCTGATTGACAGTTTTtcattttgggacaatttaaaaataaacttcttattcaatttaaaccatttaatCTCCTTTGAATTGTGAAAAAATGCTAAATTGTTCAATAAAACTCGCAAATAGATACAGTTTTCCCGGAAAACCCtcataaaatacataaaataccCCGTGTAATTTATTCATTTGGGACATTTGGGACTCCAGCCCCCATTTTTCACAGTGTACTCAGTGTGCATGTTTTGACGTATTGATTTTTTGTGATATTCGCGACTGCAGAGAAATCTCTGTTCTATTAAAAAGCAATGAGGTAATCGCCCCCAAAACAAATTAAATCAGTAATTGAAGAGTCCAAGAAGcgcaaatcagtgaaaaatcgGGCTTTCCGGGGGTGCAAGTGAAGAAAAAAGTCAAGTGAAAAATGCCCAGTACACTTCTCTTTGCCACAAATAATGAGGGCAGGGTGTACGCCCTGTCGACGGGAAATGCAGCCTGGAGGGAGTTTCTGTACCTGGGCTTGGAGTTCAAGAAGGTCTCAGCTGTGCCCCACTTCATGTGGTCAATTGGGGGCGACAGGCAGGTGTATGTGCACGTTCATGGCCTGGATATTCCCATTCGCATGAAGGAGGAAGCTTATGAGAACGAAAGGTGGCTCCCGCTTGAGGGTTTTAGCAATCGTCTCTTGCCCACGGATCGGTACAATTTCTCCAATGTCGATGGCACGGTCAATCGAGCGATTGACAGGATTAGGCTGCCGTCAATGGCATGGCAGTGGGAGGGAGACTGGCATCTGGATTGCTCTCTCGATGGCCAGCCTCTCGATCACGATGCCTGGACGTATGCTATTGACTTCCCGGCCAAGTTCCAGGTCAAGAAGACCTGGAACTCATGTGTCCGGCGCAGAAAGTGGGTGAGATTCCGAAGATACAGCGCTATGAATTCCTGGTGCGCTATTGCTCCATTGCACAAGGATCCCACCCAGGAACCCTTCATCGATGTAGCCATTGGAGGCCACAATATTCCCGGAGCTGCTCCGGGAACGCTTCTAGTCTGGGCAATCACAGCTCACGGAAGGGTAAGTTTATTGAGATTTTAataagggagaccggggcagattagtCACGAGTAAACTGAGACAGTGGGATATAATTTGCCTTAgaagaaatattgaggaaaccatttCCCTGTTCTGATACACttagtcccggcattaagtacttcgggattatgcacctgacggaattaggGTACAGTCAACCCTTTTGGctatgtaagcacttttggccacctaaactaaaatcacattgtaactgtgttatcacaattgcacattaaaattttaatatgattcacattaattgtcgctggtgagagtccaaatgtgtaatttgtgtgtttgaataattttatattcaaaatttgatctatttgttgataaaaaggtagacttggcccgcaaaatttgatataaattgatttatagcattaatgcgaaaaattaatgcgattttctctttaattttttaatatgctttaggtaaatttaaacttatttttgcaggccaagtccacttctttatcaataaatagaaaaaccccaaatattaagtgacccaaagacacaaataacatatttggacgctcacaagcgacaattaatgtgaatcacattaaaattttaatgtgcaagtgtgataacgccgtggCAATTATGATTTTATTTAGAACAGAAAAATGGATCTTATTTCGTggcctctaatctaacgaatcagaaaaccatatttgattttgtatcgacttgattaattctaagttattgaaagaaattttcgacaaggtaaacaatcactaaaaaaaacatgggattcttaagaaactttgttaatgttaagagaaattgttttgcattatttcatatttttgatgaaaatatttgatgttattcaatgaaagtccatttcttaattaactaaattttattgtgatatcatacttaataagattttctaacaaattaaatgaaaatcggttgtggctaaaagagcttacttttttcggctgtgtaagtacttttggccagtCAGTAAAACCAATCGTGACTTGACTAATTTTTAcgtcaaatagaaaatgtgcaaaaagtcgtttaaaatactctaataatcacataaaattggtgttaaataagaataggatttgtgctgtgtatttgtgaaagttttcgagagctatttcttctgttattttattaaccctttaaggacgattggaacaccggtgtcccataaagaaaataatttttcctgactacccaaagttgtttttttttcttatgtctgtacataattgtaaagtaaaaggttgaaggaatctacaatattttttgcaaatctctagctatttgattcgtagtaaatatttaaggtcaaaaatggcgaatttttaaattctcaaattcataattgattttatttattttttatacatagaatttttttaagcagaacccttttggcaataaaaattacaatactcatacgtaacatttttcattaaagcgaaaaatattattcattggtattgtcagaaaaattacttaaatttttgggctatttttgtcactatcgttcatagaagcacaaaatacaccgaatcagactctgttgaactttccaaggttagatgtaacatttatcattgattatgtttctcagtttaatttttattgttaattttcagtccgtaaaaagtgtctcgtcgttagagggttaaaattctattggaaacaagtggccaaaagtgcttacaaattGGCCAAAactactgaaacatgcatagttgcataaaattattttttcactaaaatatccaaaaaaaaattgggaattctcttggattattaggaagaaactgctttaaggtatctttgtagagaatttcatttttttttaaaaaaagattataaaaattacaaacacatgaaaccttaaattggccaaaagtacttactccaccctatgcacatacaattatgcaagtttgcctaccattgggagtcaatttaggaaatcatttttgaaatacgcctgaatgtttACTatgaatttgaaaacattttgctcctttttaagaataaaacttgaatttcttttatttttaaatattctaacaatttattgaagatctCTCCAAAAATACTGTTTGttgatgacttttttttttaaaaaaaagcttaatgTTTCTgctctgactacttttactccgcgcgaaattcgttctacggccgatttattcaaaagaaagcccctgcggaaatgcaatttttctcccaaaaatgtgcataatcccgggattgagtgtaaTGCTCtagccctagacacacttacgacttaagccgagagacgactttgtggaaaatgatggaaatgtagtttgacccttatttctaatataattacgctaagccctctctcggctaatcctcaggtctgtcaaggccctaaagGTATTCAAAGGTAACAATTCACTTGAATCAGATTTCgaagaaacaaaataaaaagaaattaataaaatatttgctaCTTTTCCACCCAGTCTTAAGGAacagacagaaaaaaatgtttttatcatATGATTTACAACATCAAACATTTCTGTCTGCGTGGAATATTAATTAGCGAAGAATTAAAATACAAAGCTCGTATccaactttaaaaataattcaaggttTCAATAAAGCTATTGTCTTTTAAATGGAAAGATGATAGTGTGTTCTTTAAGATCTTTAacactttaacgacgagacagttttcgcggaccgaaaatcaaatttgtccgtaaaaagtgtctcgtcgttaaacgATTATGCAACTTAGTCGCGGATCATAGAGAAACACGAGAAATCAATGTT
Proteins encoded in this window:
- the LOC129804642 gene encoding protein FAM185A-like codes for the protein MKNCQSAVFCGFVYPNLKMLRRILVAAVYREFPHRTAVNFHTTAFRALNRKQITERVHPFSHINVNLKKVSQVKILPYDLLDCPDANLLRATVTSDTAEPRVAIEVQDNDVHVTDEGSEASEIVLEIPVKADLTVELDGALEVSDLHSDQLAVKAAKGIKTKNLRSENIQLHSGGNVECRGLTLGYRVQIKAENSGNISLEKIQGEELQVDSDSGTISTESCYSTFSKFTSKSGNMALNSVHRTTEVNILEQGNLQMCGFNGTLLVKVRRGNVQLQLAELWGENVVITNDSQEVSVNVADAVVDSTYFHAAATDVHLDETLKHLRGEKETGATTLGQKDLPNKIFIQTKGRLEIRRLSWVDAIKLKM